From a region of the Candidatus Brocadia sp. genome:
- a CDS encoding argininosuccinate synthase: MAEQRKKVVLAYSGGLDTSVAIKWIPEKYHMDVITLTIDLGAVKDLDAIREKALKIGAKKAIVLDAKDTFIKYFIFPALQAGALYEGVYPLATALGRPLIAKLLADVAHEEKADAVAHGCTGKGNDQVRLDVSLQVLNPKLQIIAPVREWKMTRDEEIRYAEEHNIPVEAKIKSPYSTDENLWGRSIECGILEDPWAEPPEEVFKWTKSAQDAPDDPEYLELHFEKGIPVALNEEEMDGVVLINTLNARGGKHGVGRIDHLENRLVGIKSREIYESPAAVILHAAHRALAGMIMTKDALRFKDIVSAQYADLIYNGLWFSAFHQDLVAYVLSSQRLMTGTVRVRLSKGTCTVVGRKSPLSLYSEKLATYQKEDTFDHSASLGFIKIYGLPVKIQAQKQMDVLAGKEALHLDSIMPPKMKSLGKAEGDKNKVKE; this comes from the coding sequence ATGGCGGAACAACGGAAAAAAGTAGTGCTGGCATATTCGGGCGGGTTGGATACCTCAGTGGCGATTAAATGGATCCCCGAAAAATATCATATGGATGTTATTACCCTGACCATTGACCTCGGTGCAGTAAAGGACCTGGATGCAATTCGGGAAAAGGCGCTGAAAATCGGGGCGAAAAAGGCAATTGTTCTTGACGCAAAGGATACCTTTATAAAATATTTTATTTTTCCTGCATTGCAGGCAGGCGCCCTCTACGAAGGTGTTTACCCCCTGGCAACGGCCTTAGGCAGGCCGCTGATTGCAAAATTGCTTGCGGACGTGGCGCATGAAGAAAAGGCAGACGCCGTGGCGCACGGCTGTACCGGGAAAGGGAATGACCAGGTGCGTTTGGACGTGTCCTTGCAGGTACTGAATCCCAAACTGCAAATTATTGCCCCTGTCCGGGAGTGGAAGATGACCCGTGATGAGGAAATCCGGTATGCAGAAGAGCATAATATCCCGGTGGAAGCAAAGATTAAGAGCCCGTACAGTACGGACGAAAATCTCTGGGGAAGGAGCATTGAGTGCGGAATCCTGGAAGATCCGTGGGCGGAACCGCCGGAGGAAGTCTTCAAGTGGACAAAAAGCGCACAGGACGCACCAGACGACCCTGAATATCTGGAACTCCATTTTGAAAAGGGCATTCCCGTCGCTCTGAATGAAGAGGAGATGGATGGTGTGGTTCTGATTAACACCCTGAATGCACGGGGAGGGAAGCATGGCGTTGGCCGTATTGACCACCTGGAGAACCGGTTGGTTGGCATCAAATCAAGGGAGATTTATGAATCCCCGGCAGCGGTTATACTGCATGCTGCACACCGGGCGCTGGCGGGGATGATCATGACGAAAGACGCCCTGCGTTTTAAGGATATTGTTTCTGCGCAGTATGCCGATCTGATTTATAATGGGCTCTGGTTCTCTGCGTTTCACCAGGACCTGGTGGCATACGTTTTAAGCAGCCAGCGGCTCATGACCGGGACGGTCCGGGTAAGATTATCGAAGGGAACGTGCACCGTTGTGGGGAGGAAATCTCCGTTATCCCTGTATAGCGAAAAGTTGGCGACGTACCAGAAGGAAGACACCTTTGACCATAGCGCCTCTCTTGGATTTATTAAGATATATGGCCTTCCGGTAAAGATTCAGGCCCAAAAGCAAATGGACGTCCTGGCAGGCAAGGAGGCATTGCATCTCGATTCGATCATGCCGCCGAAAATGAAATCTCTGGGCAAAGCAGAGGGGGATAAAAACAAGGTGAAGGAATGA
- a CDS encoding B12-binding domain-containing radical SAM protein: MKVLLLFPPSWHPSQPYLSLPSLTAFLRQNGVPNVVQRDINIELLDILLTEKTCLAFYQKILDKLKQIERSAPSRHATSSDQERRQALIHAVEALPFLAKKVERAKQTLRSEGFYELERYIESVNTINDVLEVLSALYYPSSMTALNNDMRYSVYSSQEIFQALGDEEENIFLNLYKDHILASVLELSPTIVGISITSTSQIIPGLTLARLIKDQNKDAHITIGGSVFTKLIENVKKIDGLFSIVDSFIVFEGEHALLELVAQVHGKQDFKKVPNLIYRDNAVTRINEPFYTEDLNKLPTPDFDGLPLRLYHAPASVLPVQTSRGCYYGKCAFCNLHLDHRNFRLRRPELLLEDIHKLSQKYNTPYFFFTDESVPVNQLRDISQGLLEKKQDIQWMGGVRFEHALNHDVLRKMHESGCQKLVFGLESYNQRVLDLMKKGTKADRVKKILDECLKIGISFHLYIIIGFPTETEQEAMETLGFVLNKEYLDSPGFSCLPSLFGMEKDSPITCSPSEYGLRSIMAPGNEDLGLGYFYEVEQGMSPEEAGRMYHYVISQLSEKLCPFPYNYSMSDGLLYIAHRKHALQP, translated from the coding sequence ATGAAAGTGCTCTTACTCTTCCCACCGTCATGGCATCCATCACAGCCCTACCTCAGTTTGCCTTCTTTAACGGCTTTTTTAAGACAGAATGGTGTACCCAACGTTGTTCAGCGGGATATCAATATTGAGTTGCTGGATATCCTCCTTACCGAAAAGACCTGCCTTGCATTTTATCAGAAAATACTTGATAAATTAAAGCAGATAGAGCGTTCCGCTCCATCCCGCCACGCCACGTCATCCGATCAGGAAAGGCGACAGGCGTTAATTCACGCAGTAGAAGCGCTTCCCTTTCTTGCGAAAAAGGTGGAACGTGCAAAACAAACTTTACGGTCGGAAGGTTTCTACGAACTCGAACGCTATATCGAAAGTGTCAATACCATAAATGATGTGCTCGAGGTTCTCTCTGCCTTGTATTACCCTTCGTCAATGACGGCGCTCAATAACGATATGCGGTATTCCGTCTATTCATCACAGGAGATTTTTCAGGCGCTTGGCGATGAAGAAGAAAACATCTTCCTTAATCTGTACAAGGACCATATCCTTGCTTCCGTTCTGGAGTTGTCTCCCACAATTGTGGGGATATCCATCACCAGTACCTCCCAGATTATTCCAGGCCTGACCCTCGCAAGGTTGATAAAGGACCAAAACAAAGACGCCCATATCACCATTGGCGGAAGTGTTTTTACCAAGCTCATTGAAAATGTAAAAAAGATCGATGGGTTGTTTTCGATTGTTGATAGTTTTATCGTTTTTGAGGGAGAGCATGCCCTGCTGGAACTTGTAGCGCAGGTGCATGGCAAGCAGGATTTTAAAAAGGTTCCTAATCTGATTTATCGGGATAATGCCGTTACGCGGATCAATGAGCCATTTTATACAGAAGATTTAAATAAACTTCCTACCCCGGACTTTGACGGGCTTCCGCTGAGGCTTTACCACGCACCTGCATCCGTCCTGCCGGTACAAACGTCACGGGGCTGTTATTACGGGAAATGCGCCTTCTGCAACCTGCATCTCGATCACCGGAATTTTCGTTTGCGCCGGCCGGAATTGCTCCTGGAGGACATTCACAAGCTTTCACAAAAATACAATACGCCGTATTTCTTCTTCACGGACGAATCAGTTCCGGTCAACCAATTACGCGATATATCTCAAGGCCTGCTGGAAAAGAAACAGGATATTCAATGGATGGGAGGGGTGCGGTTTGAGCATGCCCTCAATCACGACGTGCTCAGAAAGATGCATGAATCCGGGTGTCAAAAGCTGGTGTTTGGCTTGGAATCATACAATCAGCGGGTATTGGATCTCATGAAGAAGGGAACAAAGGCAGATCGTGTGAAAAAGATACTGGATGAATGTCTGAAGATAGGAATATCATTTCACCTCTATATCATTATTGGGTTTCCGACGGAGACTGAACAGGAGGCCATGGAGACGCTCGGTTTTGTCCTGAACAAAGAATATCTGGATTCACCGGGCTTTTCCTGTTTGCCGTCCCTCTTTGGGATGGAAAAAGATTCGCCGATTACCTGCAGTCCTTCAGAATATGGATTAAGGAGCATCATGGCGCCAGGCAATGAGGATTTAGGGTTGGGGTATTTTTATGAAGTGGAGCAGGGGATGTCTCCGGAAGAGGCGGGGAGGATGTATCATTATGTCATAAGCCAATTAAGCGAGAAGTT